The following are from one region of the Quercus robur chromosome 1, dhQueRobu3.1, whole genome shotgun sequence genome:
- the LOC126715712 gene encoding PR5-like receptor kinase — translation MALVYLFVFFVLSHLLVHSAVEGKWNHRNCASFHCEKFGSISFPFTDSINSYCGLFPVDCDETTPLIQLGRDGRSYNVIDISQSNTSYATIRVKDQVLQEHLKFRRCKLLGTLTFPNSPFVSFEVTTPNQTLFKCKHTLNLTTPRNFKKTSCNDYNIYYSHSNHTSPSFPPECSIIQLPKSGTSPADADLYALLTADFNLEVHVSRDCISCYNRGGQCQNSGGEEFNCASAKKGTGFNKRAIVITLGRIGVLVVILCYFLGKLSSNKSWNKENPTYQNVKAFLGSHGPLGIRRYKYSDIKKITNSFKDKLGQGGYGDVYKGKLQDGCFVAVKVLKESKGNGEEFLNEVASISRTSHVNIVTLMGFCFEESKRALIYEFVPNGSLEKFIYKENPSNVDIQLGWETLYNIAIGIGQGLEYLHKGCNTRILHFDIKPHNILLDENFNPKISDFGLAKICPREKSIISMVGARGTIGYIAPEVFCRNFGGISHKSDVYSYGMMILKMVGVKNIDVSGDCTSEVYFPHWIYKRLELKEELGLKGILNEADQDGAMKMIIVSLWCIQTNPTNRPPMSRVVDMLEGSLNSLQIPPNPFLSSPPRSPISSLQYDSKSSNTSLPSRQTLSLGGNEICEM, via the exons ATGGCTTTGGTCtatctgtttgttttctttgttctttcacACCTTTTGGTTCACTCGGCCGTAGAAGGGAAGTGGAATCACCGAAATTGTGCATCTTTTCATTGTGAAAAATTCGGCAGCATCAGCTTCCCATTTACCGATAGCATAAACTCATATTGCGGTTTATTCCCAGTAGATTGTGATGAAACAACTCCATTGATCCAACTAGGGAGAGATGGAAGATCATATAATGTCATAGACATCTCTCAGTCTAACACCAGTTACGCCACCATACGTGTCAAGGACCAAGTGCTTCAGGAGCACTTGAAATTCCGTAGATGCAAATTGTTAGGCACTTTGACTTTTCCCAACTCTCCCTTTGTCTCTTTTGAAGTCACCACTCCCAATCAGACTCTGTTTAAATGCAAACACACTCTCAATCTCACTACccctagaaattttaaaaaaacgaGCTGCAATGACTATAATATCTACTATAGTCACTCAAACCATACTTCTCCCAGTTTTCCACCTGAATGTTCAATTATTCAGCTCCCGAAAAGTGGGACTTCACCTGCTGATGCTGACCTGTACGCACTCTTAACCGCTGATTTCAACCTCGAAGTGCATGTGTCTCGTGATTGTATCAGTTGTTATAACAGAGGAGGTCAATGTCAGAATTCTGGAGGAGAAGAATTTAATTGTGCCAGTGCAAAGAAAG GTACAGGGTTTAACAAAAGGGCAATAGTGATAACATTAG GACGAATTGGAGTTCTAGTGGTCATACTCTGCTACTTCTTGGGAAAGCTCTCATCTAATAAAAGTTGGAATAAAGAAAATCCGACTTATCAGAACGTAAAGGCCTTTTTAGGGAGCCATGGACCACTTGGTATTAGAAGATACAAATATTCAGATATAAAGAAAATTACTAACTCCTTTAAAGATAAATTAGGCCAAGGTGGCTATGGTGATGTATATAAAGGAAAGTTACAAGATGGTTGTTTTGTGGCTGTGAAAGTTTTGAAAGAATCAAAAGGCAATGGAGAGGAATTCCTTAACGAAGTTGCAAGCATTAGTAGGACCTCCCATGTTAACATTGTCACTCTTATGGGTTTTTGCTTTGAAGAATCTAAAAGAGCTCTCATTTATGAGTTTGTGCCAAATGGATCTCTTGAAAAGttcatatataaagaaaatccCTCAAATGTTGACATTCAATTGGGATGGGAAACATTATACAATATTGCAATTGGCATTGGTCAAGGATTAGAGTACTTGCATAAAGGTTGCAACACACGAATCTTGCACTTTGACATAAAGCCTCACAACATTCTTTTGGATGAAAACTTCAATCCAAAGATTTCTGATTTTGGCCTCGCAAAAATATGCCCTAGAGAAAAAAGTATCATATCAATGGTGGGTGCAAGAGGGACTATAGGATATATAGCTCCAGAAGTATTCTGTAGAAATTTTGGAGGGATCTCTCATAAATCAGATGTTTATAGTTATGGAATGATGATTTTAAAAATGGTTGGGGTAAAGAATATTGATGTCAGTGGTGATTGTACTAGTGAAGTATATTTTCCACATTGGATTTACAAGCGCCTTGAATTAAAAGAAGAACTAGGACTGAAGGGCATTCTGAATGAAGCAGACCAAGATGGTGCAATGAAGATGATAATAGTAAGTTTGTGGTGCATACAGACCAACCCCACAAACCGGCCACCTATGAGTAGAGTGGTGGATATGTTGGAAGGGAGCCTAAACTCTTTGCAAATCCCTCCCAATCCTTTTTTGTCTTCCCCTCCAAGATCACCGATTTCGTCATTACAATATGATTCCAAGTCCTCAAATACATCTCTTCCTTCAAGGCAAACCTTGAGCCTAGGCGGTAACGAAATTTGTGAAATGTAA